The genomic region CGCGGTCGCGGGCATGCTGACGGAAGGCGATCTCCTGCGACGGATCGAGCTTGGGACCGGGCGAGGCGTTGCCGCGGCTGAGAGCGCCCTTGTCGATCTCGACCGCTACATCCGCGGCAACAGCTGGCGCATCAGCGATCTGATGTCGACAGAGGTTTTCACGGTCGGCCGCGACGCGCCGATCGGCGCCGTTGCCGAACTGATGTTCAAGCACAAGATAAAGCGCGTGCCGGTTGTGCAAAATGGCGTGCTGGTCGGCATCATCAGCCGCGTCGACCTGTTGCGCGCGATCGTCGACGTTCCGGGTGAGGGCACGGTCAGGGGCGACGAAGCGCTCGCCGTCGCGATCCGCGCGCGCCTTCGCTCCGACCTCGGCCTCGATCCGGAGAGGATCAAGGTCTCCGTGGAAGCCTGCCACGTCGTGCTCGAAGGCAAGGTGAAGAGCGAAATGGAGCGTCGCGCCATCAAGGTGCTGATGGAGAATATCAACGG from Sinorhizobium garamanticum harbors:
- a CDS encoding CBS domain-containing protein — protein: MRADEIMTTNVATISTASSVHHAIETMVTKGLSGLPVIDDDGAVAGMLTEGDLLRRIELGTGRGVAAAESALVDLDRYIRGNSWRISDLMSTEVFTVGRDAPIGAVAELMFKHKIKRVPVVQNGVLVGIISRVDLLRAIVDVPGEGTVRGDEALAVAIRARLRSDLGLDPERIKVSVEACHVVLEGKVKSEMERRAIKVLMENINGVEGYRDRLVVDPQGS